Below is a window of Electrophorus electricus isolate fEleEle1 chromosome 1, fEleEle1.pri, whole genome shotgun sequence DNA.
GGTAGCAGACTGCAGCTCTGCAGAGCGTCTTGAATGTGACACCCACGGGGTCCGGGGGCGCCCCCCTTCCCCTCCATGTGCCTTTGTGCTGTGAACATCTGTGATCTTTCTCCCCAGGTGTCTGCGTGTGATGTGGCCAGGGCTTGTTTGGAAACGCGGCCGAGCTCGGTGCGCCTGCCCAAGCTGGCTGCTGTTCTCCGATTGGCTGCTTTGCTGCACTGACGAGCCAGTTGTAAGTGTAGGAGGAGCCATAGTAGTACTTTGCTTAATTTCATATGAAGACAATGAGAGTACTGAGCGAGGAATTCAGAATGACCATCCCAAAGCCCTCAGTGAAGAATATCACGTTGTGTACATAGCGCTCTGTGACATCAGTGTCTGACGAACAAGCAGACCTCTTCACCGGCCACAGCATGCGCCATGGTAATGTGAAAATCTGACATCTCCATGTAAAGACCTCAGAGGTCAGTCTAGCTGTAGCAGTCAGTTCTTATTCAGGTTCGTGGGGTCAAACAGGACTCAAGCTGAACTCGAGTACTGCTATCAGATGAGTTGAGTACAGGAGCTGGGAACATACTGTAGGGCATATGTTGAgactgcctgcatgtgtgtgtgtgtgtgtgtgtgtgtgggtgtgtgtagggggttcTCAGTGCTGAATgagtttttgtttagtttactTGGGCCACTGCCTCGCTGACGTCATGTCTTCTAATTATTTCTCAGTACTTTACAGTGTGTTGAGTAAAAACAGTAATACCCTACCTTGCCTTACTAACCACATACTATTTTTAAGTCTTAACTCTTTAATGGACCAGTCCAGTGTCCAGTCAGCGTCATCTCTGTTACTCTTGTGctaaaataaagaacagaaagagatTGTCATTGTCTTTTTATCTTTAaacaaaaattgaaaaaaattgAAAGAAAAGTCCACTGATCACTAGAAGTAAAAGTTAGGAAGTGAGTTTTCACTCTGTGTGTCACTTTAAGAGGCGGCTCGAAGGGGGAGGGACGGAGTGCGGCTCCGAgcagaactgtttttttttcttgcttaaACAGAAATTCCTCTCTCAAGAGTTTGGCATTTCCTCTGAGCTCAGACACACCGCGCTTGGTCCTCTCGCCTTTTGCACGGGGCTTGCCATAGAAGAGGGAGGATTTTCAAACATCCTCTCATCAGCTCTCACCCGTCCGTCCGTACGCGCGGCATCTTTGGACGACCGACTCCCACGTGTCCCGTCCTGCGCTGAGCGGAGCCGGGGGCGGGACGCAGCTggtgagcgagggagggagcagCTGGAGGCTGGCTCAGCTCACCTCACCTCAGCATGGCCTTGCCCACCCCTGGTACCCGGCCCGGAAGATGACAATGAGCGTGTACACGCTGAACCTCAGGGTCTTCTGGCCCCTGGCCGCCTGCCTCGCCAGCGCGCTGCTACTCCTGTTCCACTTTGTCCTGCGAGGCTCCGAGCAGCGGGACGACGGCTGTCCCGACGCGGGGCCTGGCGCCGTCCTGCTGGTCAAGTCTTTGCTGGCTCTCGCTTTCTGCTACATCATAGTCAAGTGCTGCTCGGTCCAGGGCAGCCGGGCGGGACAGCGCCCCCGGAGGACGGCGGAGTCGGGCGTTGGCAGGGCGGCGCCTCCTAAGCGGGAGATGCTGGAGGAGCACTTCGAGAAGCACGTGCGTCTCTCCCCGCACGTGCTGGGTCACAGCAAAGCCCATGTGGCCAAGCTGGTGGGCGAGTTGGTGAGGGTGGGCCGGGCGGACGTTCCGCCCGAGTCCTCGCTGGCCTTCCGCGGGGACTTCGTCCAGATCGGCAGCTCGTACGAGGAGCACAAGGTGGGCTCGCCCGACTGCTTCGACATCCTGGTGCCACTGCGCCTGCCTCGCGGGCTCAAGCTGGAGCCCCGCAGTCCCGCCGCAGGCCGGGGGGGGGCGCCGCTGGTCACGCTGGATACGCCCCGGCGGACCGAGTGGACGCGGCGGCACAGGGGGTTTGCGGAGGGCTTCCTGCGCTCGCACGGCGTGGCGGACTCGTGCAGGCTGAGCCCGGACTCTGTCTTGCGCTGGTTCTACGCCGCTTCGCAGCGTTGCCTGGCCACCGTGCGCTTCCCTTTTGAGGAGCGCTGCTCCCTCAGCCTCTCCCTCGGGGAGGGCCAGCGCGTCCACCTCCGCCTCGCGCCCCGCTCCGACTACGTCTGCTGCCACATCTCCATGGGTGTGCGTCTCATCCCGGCGCTGCCGCTCGGAGACAGCGCCTACCTGGTGCCGGCCTCCGGGGCTCGGAAAGGGGAGGACCTGTGGACCGCCTACTTCCCCAGGCAGGAGCAGAGGCTGCTGGGATGGCTGAAAGGGAGGCTGCCTCCCAGCTCCTGCCACCTGAAGTGCCTTCAGTTGCTCAAGGAGGTGCGGGACCTTGGAGGCCAAGCGTTGGACCAGCAGGCGGGCGCCGAGTGGAGGGGGGTGCTCTCCTCCTACAGCCTGAAGACGGCCTGGCTGCGCCTGCTCCTCAGCACCCCCCCCGAGGTCTGGGAAGAGCGCCACCTGGTGGGCCGACTGGAGGACCTGCTGCGCTGTCTGAGAGAGAGTCTTCAGAACAGGGCTCTGCTGCACCTCCTGCTCGGCGGGGACAGTGGCCTTCTGCCCGACTCACTCGCCTTACCCATGCCAAAGCTCGCCGAGGAGCCCATGCCGTCTAACCTGTGGGTGGAGTTCAGCCCCGCCTCCCTGGACCTGGTCTCCGCCCGGCTGGCCTACTCCTGGGCGCACCTCCCACGCCTCATCCGCCTTGGGCGGCCTCAGAGGAGCGCACTGGGCCACGGGCGCCACTGTAAGCACGTCGACGCCAAGTAGAACATCTGCAGGTTTCACTGAAGCCTTCAGACCTTATATTGGCCAATCTCAGGGGAAAACACTTTTCTAACAGACGTTATCTGGCATATTGTGGCATCTTTTGGGTTTTGGTTTGAAATGatcacctttgtttttttttgtttttttttaattcataagATGTGACAGGTGTATACGTTAttctaaagagaaaaaaattaggatatttttttttttaaagagtctGAAAATTCTAAACAAATGAAGTACAGAAAGTACATCCTGAAGATTATTTTACTCGTGACATTCATGTAGGTAATTAGTAGTACTGTATATTTAATTGgtacaaataattttttatgtaCTGTATCACGGTGTTGATTGGGGAGTTCCGACTCCAGTTTGCCGCCTTATTTTTCCCCAGTTTCCTCTTTCTTGATGGCACTAGTGCCTTTGTAACACCGAGCACTGCGGGCCTGTCGTCACGGCCAGGTCGTGCACATCACATCAGGCTCGTTCTTCTCACTGGTCTGTTTTTCAGCTGTGGAGAATATGAATTTGAACATGCAGTCTGGAAGCTGCCCACCACTGTTACTGTGGTCGAGCTGCTAGTTCTGTGTTGACTCAGAGTCACGGTGTTGCCACAGTTCCTGGTGCGTGTTGTCTGTGGGTGAAAACAGTCACAGCGGGTCAGAcggcagggaaaaaaaagcctttttccATCTTCctacagcattttaaaatggtaGGAGGACCAGACTGATATTGTACAGGAGAGGAAGGCACATCTTTTGGTGTAAACATCTTAGGGATTCGCTAGCAGGCCTTCACATTTCTGCTTTATAAAACAAAGCTCACTTTTGCAAAAGTTTTGCTGGCAATAAAATTTTGGCATGTAATACTGGTgtgctgcttttaaaaatatgaaacaaagcaaagcCCTGCCTGTTGCATGTGTAAATGCACACATgggcgtgcgcgcgcatgcacacacacacacgcacacacacacacacacacacacacacacacacacacacacacacacacacacacacacacctcttctcaTAATCCCCAGAGATGCACCTCCACATTCTGTTGCCAAGGAGACAGGGTCATGCCAGGGTCAGTCAGAATGCTAGCGCGCTCCATCGCTACAGCCTGCCGCAGAGCGAGCAGGTGGTGGCGCCTGCTCAGGGAGCCTCTCCCGTTCCAGGCTGCGTCTGGCGTACGGCGGGGGCGGGTCAGGTGGCCGTGGGCCCGCACAAGCTTGGCGAGGAAAACGTGTCGCTAGAGCCGGCAGTGCTCACTTCAGATGACTGATGCGCTTGGTACTTAATAGGAAAGGAAAAATGAGTAAACAAGCACAATACGGTTGGGCAAAGCAGCAAAAGTGTACGCGACATAACACGCGACATAAAATGAACGTCGCAGCCACGTCTTTCTTAGATGCCTGGGAACgaatgtatgttttgtgtgtgagaatgtaaaTTTAttgtgtaaagtgtaaagtggAGTCACTGTGTGTAAACTTGTGTAAAAAGTGGCAGTCTGTATACCTTCTTAATTTAGCGTGTGGCACGTATATTTATACATGACCTAAATAAACCTGTAATATTGTAGATGATAATAGTGTTTCTTCGCTGTCTCCTGGATGGGCAAAAAAGGCTGGGGACAGAGCACAAAACCTGAAGGGTTGCTCAGTTCCTGGAATTAAGCTGTTGGCTATACAGCTTGAACCCTGTGCTGTGGACCCTAAGATGTCCACGGCACGGTAAGcaaagcacagagcaggaagTGGAAGAAGAGCTTCCAGTGCATGCTTCCTCCTCTGTCGTGTTCAgcttctgcttttatgttcttATTTGATCCCTTTCGCTGCTTCAGTTTTAGTGTAGAACAGTTCAGGTTGCCTTCAGGCCAGTCTGAGGTATTTGCCATTGGGTTGCCAGTTAGGTGTGGGATGAGTCACAAATCCTGCACATACAAACAAGAGACGCCCTTAATCTGTCCTGCTAATGTTAAATTAGTGAAGAGTGAATGCCAAGGCCTGTACTTGGCCTCGAGGTATATTGACTCTGGAACATTATTAAGTACTTTAAAGCTAAAGTGTTTCCATTAAAGCCGTTTATGTTGCTAATCTAACCTTGATCAGTAGTCAGTAGTTTATATCACATCCTTGTGTGTAGTTTTCAAACGCGTTAAGGCATTTCCACAGTTGATGTCGgccaccagacacacacacacaccacctgagaaAGCGCCTTTCTAAAATTCTGTTCACACGTTCATCATTTTCCCCCACCAATACCACAGCATGTCTGTTTATCGATAGTGCTTCAGTGCCTTCAGTGGTCCTTCCCAGTATGTCAAGCTCACCGAGTGTTTGAATCAACCGCCTGCGTCTGTGTACACCTGTAACTACGTCTCCGCAGTCTGAGTGAATCTTCAGACAGGTGTTGCTGTTTGCACAATGCACGGAATCAACAGTGAACGGACTTTTCACACCGACCGGTGACCTTGTCACATACATCTTTTAAAATACCCTGACTTCTCAAGTTCACTTCCTGATGTGAATCACTAAAGCGCGACGGGCTGGGTTCGGCATTATTATCTCCGTTGTATCGGGCCAGGCGACGGGCCGCCCACATCCTTCTGTAATCAGGTTATGGGATGTCCTGGGTCTAGATTACAGTGCTGAGGTTTAGGGTACCCCCTCTGTTGGGAAGACATTTCACTCCTTTCTAATTCGTGTGTAATCTATTCACTGGGCACCTGAGGGGGGTGGAGGGTTATGTATGCTTACATCATCATTGTAAACAGTCAGTAGTGTTGCGTTATTAAACTAGAATACAGCTAATATTATAGGCTGGACAGCAAGACCTACATTGGAAGCCTTCATAATTGCGTTGTTTGCTTATTGCTTTGCTAAAATATAAGACACACTGTGCGTCTCTGGCGCCCGAGGTTTAGACCGAGCTGTGCAGCAGCCACTAGGGGTCAGTATAATCTTGTGTTTATGTTATCTGTCGCCATTTCAAACGCGGAATTGGAGAGGAATAAATTAAATCATGAACATTTCTAAGCAGCCATCTGTTATGACAAACAAATCTCGTTTCCTTCTTCACACTCcatttattatgcaaatgagcaatTTTCCcactattttaattttttattaaagagGCCTTAGTTATCTGAGCCCACCAATagctccctctgctctcttgAACGGCAAATGTCACTTCCACTCATATGGTTGACACAGCAACAGGTCATGTGCCCCCACCGTTTCCACGGAAACTTTCTTTTAGCCTCCTTTCCGAGCACCCAGTGAGGACACTCCCCAGCCCCAGTGTTCTGTCACATATCTGTCACAAGCCGGGTGTGAGAGAGCAAACCGTAGATTTGCATAGCGTATTGTAGCTCATTAAAGGTGGGTGCGTACCCACAGTGGCTGGCCTCATACGGTCTGAAGTTCATAAATCCCATGTGTGAGTTGCCCTGACAGCGATAACCCCCTTtccccgtctgtctgtctcagaggGTCTCAGTGGGAGACAACAAGTGGTCATGAGCAGCAACATGTTGTAAAACGCAGGCgggaggggcagagagggggagaacaGACATCCCTCAGTAAACCTGGATGAGTCATTTAGCTGTGctggatgaggatgaggagggtggggggttggaGGTAGAGGAGTCATACTCTGTTTATGAGCAATGgtcatgaagagagagagagagagggagggagagagatggagcagagtGGAGAGATTAGGAGTATCTAAGTGGGTGGGGTTGGAGGTGCTGATAGAAGGATGGggcgtcagagagagagagtgagggggggagGCGTTTGTTTTGTATCTTGGGAGGGGGTGGCCATCATCGTTCTTGGAACAAGAACTGTAAGGATGCACGGGCATCCCTGAATCAGTTAGGTCACATTGAAAGATCCTTCCATCtgtcttttcttcatttctttgttttgctttgttttgtttcattttcgtTACACACCCCATAGCCCCCTCGCCCCTCCCCGAGGGAAAATGGATCCAGAGAGCACCGTGTTGCTCCAGAAGGGAGGTGCAGAGTTGGGAACAGACTGAGGAAAGAATGGCGTATGCACAGGTAGGTGTCAGTGactactgccacacacacacacactgctgctctctgccactctccaataccaaacactgcacatgcatgctgtgtttttgttttatgtgtacTATGTGTTTACTGTAACTGTCATAGAATTCCCTCCCTAATTTAGAATAAGGCCTTGGTCGGTTTTACTTCCTGGAAATGCATGTCAGTTTTATACTGAcgataacattttaaaacaattttaattgCTTGTCAGTTTTAACCCTGTTTTCTGTACTTACACCTAACTGATATAGTTATGTATACTATATCAAGTATTTTGATGTGCTTATTCAGAAAGAAATGTGCTATGTATTACAAATGAAGAATGCCATTTATTTAAGGTACTGTTGCTAATATAACTACCGTGACTGTTGCTTATCTTACAAGTGCAGGTCTTTTCTCAGTGGAGATGGATTTTTTAATTGAGAGCATCATGGGataaaatatttccaaaacaaacactaaataacagaactcaataaatagctcaaaaatataattaaaatgatttagaaacattgtgtaaaattagaaaaaatgcaacaaaatgttCAGTAAGTTCAACAGTTACTCAAATATATAGACacataaaagtgtgtgtgtgtgtgtgtgtgtgtgtgtgcgcgtgcatgtgtgtgcgtgtgtatgcatgtttgagATGCTATAGGGAAGTGTGTttcctctgcctgtgtgtgtaagtgtgctttTTAGTCGTAGATTCGTTAATATGAGTAAAAGTATTTTGGTGTCACTGTTTTGAGCAATGTGAGTGTAGGcttgagcatgcgtgtgtgtatgtgcgcgcgcgtgtgtgtgtgtgtgtgcgtgtgtgcgtgcgtgtgtgtgtgtgtgtgcgtgtatgtgtgtatgtgtgcgcgtgcatgtgtgtgtgtgtgtgtgcttgtgtgtgtgtgtgcatgtgtgtgtatgtgtgtgtgtgcgtgtgcatgcatttgtgcatgtgtgtgtgtgtgtatgtgtgtgcatgtgtgtgtatgtgtgtgtgcgcgtgtgtgtatgtgtgtgtgtgggtgtgcacgtgcatgtgtgtgtgtgtgtgggtgtgcgcgtgcgtgtgtgtgtgtgtgtgtgcgtgtgtgtgtgtgtgtgtgtgcgtgtgcatgcgtttgtgcatgtgtgtgtgtgtgtgtgtgtgtgtatgtgtgtgcatgtgtgtgtatgtgtgtgtgcgcgtgtgtgtatgtgtgtgtgtgggtgtgcgcgtgcgtgtgtgtgtgtgtgggtgtgcgcgtgcgtgtgtgtgtgtgtgtgtgtgtgtgtgtgtgcacatgcatgtgtgtgtgtgtgtgtgcgcgtgtgtgacaTGCTATAGGGAAGTGTGTttcttctgcctgtgtgtcctAAGAGGGAGGTGGATGTTGTGTTTCTCGGGGGCTCCAGCAGGGACTGGACGATGCGCTCTCTCACCCTGCTGTCTCGCCTCCTCCAGACACTGGCAACAGGCTGCAGCTGGGGGGCGCCGGCACGCGTACTGCTGTTCCCATGGTTACGACCACGGCTAATTGCTCGGACAACATTGGGCTGGTGATGGGAAGCAATGCAGGGGCAAAGTgctgagtagagagagagagagagagagagagagagagagagagagagagagagagagtgagagagggagggagcgagaaagagagagggagagagagagagtaatagagatataggtagagagagagagaaacagtgagagagagagggagcgagaaagagagatagagggagagagagagacagagtcatagagagagagaaatagagagagagagggagagagagggggagagaaatagagagggagggagagagagaaatagtgagagagggagggagcgagaaagagagagggagagagagagagagacagtaatagagagagagagaaatagagagaggaagagcaagagagagaggaagaaagagggagagagagagggggagagaaatagagagggagggagagagagaaatagtgagagagggagggagcgagaaagagagaaggagacagagtaatagagagagagagagaaatagagagaggggaagagcaagagagagagagagagagaggaagaaagagagggagagagagagaaagagagagaga
It encodes the following:
- the syt17 gene encoding uncharacterized protein syt17; translated protein: MTMSVYTLNLRVFWPLAACLASALLLLFHFVLRGSEQRDDGCPDAGPGAVLLVKSLLALAFCYIIVKCCSVQGSRAGQRPRRTAESGVGRAAPPKREMLEEHFEKHVRLSPHVLGHSKAHVAKLVGELVRVGRADVPPESSLAFRGDFVQIGSSYEEHKVGSPDCFDILVPLRLPRGLKLEPRSPAAGRGGAPLVTLDTPRRTEWTRRHRGFAEGFLRSHGVADSCRLSPDSVLRWFYAASQRCLATVRFPFEERCSLSLSLGEGQRVHLRLAPRSDYVCCHISMGVRLIPALPLGDSAYLVPASGARKGEDLWTAYFPRQEQRLLGWLKGRLPPSSCHLKCLQLLKEVRDLGGQALDQQAGAEWRGVLSSYSLKTAWLRLLLSTPPEVWEERHLVGRLEDLLRCLRESLQNRALLHLLLGGDSGLLPDSLALPMPKLAEEPMPSNLWVEFSPASLDLVSARLAYSWAHLPRLIRLGRPQRSALGHGRHSPSPLPEGKWIQRAPCCSRREVQSWEQTEERMAYAQLEPVGEGLLSRLSDLLLCRWSCRTCWRRCWQCSCCQTSDEEVEILGPFPPQTPSWLISDCNHDKDSTSDLMGGEQGPPTRSCSSSDVGGGSPDRRRSSSDNPRCVFSLARQLSALDSRQPGSPLVDIKPIEFWAMGPRKEVVQPLRKPLPPPGDYFRKLEPRLYSADSGGEERDALTDEEMSRRYQLGMLHFSAQYDLVNAQLGVRVIEARDLPPPAAGDAARHDLARSNPYVKMSLLPDHKNSRQTGVKRKTQNPVFEEHFTFQLPFLEAQRRTLLLSVVDFDKFSRHCVVGKVVLPLSEVDLVKGGHWWKALNPSSQNEVELGELLLSLNYLPSAGRLNVDVIRAKQLLQTDMCQGSDPFVKVQLVSGLKLVKTKKTSCMRATIDPFYNESFSFRVAHEELSEVSLVFTVYGHNMKSSNDFVGRVVIGQFSTGPAETTHWRRLLRSQRTPVEQWHSLRSRAECDRVSPASLEVT